A window of Acidimicrobiales bacterium contains these coding sequences:
- a CDS encoding type II toxin-antitoxin system VapB family antitoxin yields the protein MERADVISRREDAVRTVVDIDDDLLAAAREALGTTTKVETVNRALAEVAALAARRRDLERLCSGGLPDLGDDALYDAAWQ from the coding sequence ATGGAACGTGCTGACGTGATATCAAGGCGGGAGGACGCCGTGCGCACCGTGGTGGACATCGACGACGACCTTCTGGCCGCAGCCCGTGAGGCGCTGGGTACGACGACCAAGGTCGAGACGGTGAACCGCGCGCTCGCCGAGGTCGCCGCCCTGGCCGCCCGCCGACGCGATCTCGAGCGTCTCTGCTCCGGAGGGTTGCCCGACTTGGGCGACGACGCTCTCTACGACGCGGCGTGGCAGTAG
- a CDS encoding PIN domain nuclease, with protein MAVATHLADKSALARLHLPTVAARLRPLVEAGLVGTCGMVELEMRWSARSHDEYRTVVADRDRGYEWLPMPDEAWSRALELQHALSAPGRLRSVRFPDLLLAATAERHDVTVLHYDRDFDLLAEVSDLRAEWVVPAGSVP; from the coding sequence GTGGCAGTAGCGACTCACCTCGCCGACAAGAGCGCCCTGGCCCGGTTGCATCTGCCGACGGTCGCCGCGCGCCTGCGCCCATTGGTGGAGGCCGGACTCGTCGGCACCTGCGGCATGGTCGAGCTCGAGATGCGATGGTCGGCGCGGTCGCACGATGAGTACCGGACGGTCGTCGCCGATCGTGATCGCGGCTACGAGTGGCTTCCGATGCCGGACGAGGCGTGGTCGCGGGCGCTCGAGCTGCAGCACGCTCTCAGCGCCCCGGGGAGGCTCCGATCGGTGCGCTTCCCGGACCTGCTTCTCGCGGCGACGGCCGAGCGCCACGACGTCACGGTCCTGCACTACGACCGCGACTTCGACCTGCTCGCCGAGGTCTCGGACCTCCGGGCCGAGTGGGTCGTGCCCGCCGGCTCCGTGCCGTGA
- a CDS encoding VOC family protein — protein MTTREHAPVGAPCWADLWTADVEGSRRFYSELFGWEAAEPSEEFGGYFMWLRDGVPVAGGMGPMGDMPAGNVWTNYLATADIAGAAKTAEAAGASLFMQPEAVADLGVQVQMADPQGAGIGAWQEGTFPGFTVLDEPGAPSWCELHTRDFQGALAFYKAVFGWETELVADTDEFRYAVVLAEAGSDQQVAGVMDAGAWLPDGVDAVWSIYFHVEDASAAADRVVELGGSIVDPAVDTPYGVLATVADPSGAVFKLRTPPAG, from the coding sequence GTGACCACCCGTGAACACGCCCCCGTGGGGGCGCCCTGCTGGGCCGACCTCTGGACCGCCGACGTGGAGGGCAGCCGCCGCTTCTACTCCGAGCTCTTCGGGTGGGAGGCCGCCGAGCCGAGCGAGGAGTTCGGCGGGTACTTCATGTGGCTCCGCGACGGCGTGCCCGTCGCCGGCGGCATGGGCCCGATGGGTGACATGCCCGCCGGCAACGTCTGGACCAACTACCTGGCCACGGCCGACATCGCCGGCGCCGCGAAGACCGCCGAGGCGGCGGGCGCCAGCCTCTTCATGCAGCCCGAGGCGGTGGCCGACCTCGGGGTGCAGGTGCAGATGGCCGACCCGCAGGGCGCCGGCATCGGTGCCTGGCAGGAGGGCACCTTTCCCGGCTTCACCGTGCTCGACGAGCCCGGCGCGCCGAGCTGGTGCGAGCTGCACACCCGGGACTTCCAGGGCGCGCTGGCGTTCTACAAGGCGGTCTTCGGGTGGGAGACCGAGCTGGTGGCCGACACCGACGAGTTCCGCTACGCCGTCGTGCTGGCCGAGGCGGGCAGCGACCAGCAGGTCGCGGGTGTGATGGACGCCGGCGCCTGGCTGCCCGACGGCGTCGACGCCGTGTGGTCGATCTACTTCCACGTCGAGGACGCCAGCGCCGCCGCGGACCGGGTGGTCGAGCTGGGCGGGTCGATCGTCGACCCGGCCGTCGACACCCCCTACGGCGTGCTCGCCACGGTGGCCGACCCCAGCGGCGCAGTGTTCAAGCTCCGCACCCCGCCGGCGGGCTGA
- a CDS encoding PPOX class F420-dependent oxidoreductase, giving the protein MGYSDAPDGWWKRFILESDPPPTGKLAVVRADGSPHVAPVWVDVDGDDVVFMTAADTLKGKAILRDPRVALCFDDERPPFSFITLRGTATTSTDPDELLRWGTRIGGRYMGADQAEAYGRRNAVPPEMVVRVTVDKVVAKVDVAD; this is encoded by the coding sequence ATGGGTTACAGCGACGCGCCTGACGGCTGGTGGAAGCGGTTCATCCTCGAGTCCGACCCTCCCCCGACCGGAAAGCTGGCCGTGGTCCGGGCCGACGGCAGCCCCCACGTGGCCCCGGTCTGGGTGGACGTCGACGGGGACGATGTCGTGTTCATGACGGCCGCCGACACCCTCAAGGGCAAGGCCATCCTGCGCGACCCACGTGTGGCCCTCTGCTTCGACGACGAGCGGCCACCGTTCTCGTTCATCACCCTGCGAGGAACCGCCACGACCAGCACCGACCCCGACGAGCTGCTCCGTTGGGGTACCCGCATCGGTGGTCGCTACATGGGCGCCGACCAGGCCGAGGCGTACGGCCGGCGCAACGCCGTCCCGCCCGAGATGGTCGTCCGGGTCACCGTCGACAAGGTCGTGGCCAAGGTGGACGTGGCCGACTGA
- a CDS encoding beta-lactamase family protein, which produces MATTRPPEAGLDAEGIERLRVLIDGHVLDDRVGGAAWLVARGDDVAVGVSGMLTRGEQAPVERDSLFRLSSMTKPIVAAAAMILVEECRLRLDDPVDDLLPELADRQVLVDPLGPLDGPTVPAERPITVHDVLTFRLGLGIDFAAPWPQPLLEAMADLDLGAAPPAPQLPPSPDDWLRRLGTLPLLHQPGERWLYDTGADVLGVLIARAVGAPLELVLRERLFEPLGMVDTGFAATETRRMGTCYGRHPESGELWVFDPPDGQWSEAPAFPSGAAGLVSTVDDVHRFARMLLAGGRLPDGSRLLSAVSVAAMTTDQLGAGPGHADGPSTDGSVGWGFGVGVTLRRKGLADPVGSYGWSGGLGSSWSNDPASGLIGVILTTDMFAGPSPPPAVIQDFWTGAVTALAD; this is translated from the coding sequence ATGGCCACCACCCGCCCTCCCGAAGCCGGGCTCGATGCCGAGGGCATCGAGCGGCTGCGCGTCCTGATCGACGGCCATGTGCTCGACGATCGCGTCGGCGGGGCGGCGTGGCTGGTCGCACGAGGTGACGACGTCGCCGTGGGTGTGTCCGGAATGCTGACCCGCGGCGAGCAGGCGCCCGTCGAACGCGACTCGCTGTTCCGTCTCTCGTCCATGACGAAGCCCATCGTCGCCGCGGCGGCGATGATCCTCGTCGAGGAGTGCCGCCTCCGCCTCGATGACCCCGTCGACGACCTGCTTCCCGAGCTGGCCGACCGCCAGGTGCTGGTCGATCCCCTCGGCCCTCTCGACGGTCCAACCGTCCCTGCCGAGCGCCCCATCACGGTGCACGACGTGCTCACGTTCCGGCTCGGGCTGGGCATCGACTTCGCGGCCCCGTGGCCGCAACCGCTGCTCGAGGCGATGGCCGACCTCGACCTCGGCGCCGCTCCGCCGGCGCCGCAGCTCCCGCCGTCGCCCGACGATTGGCTCCGTCGTCTGGGCACCCTGCCGCTGCTCCACCAGCCCGGCGAGCGCTGGCTGTACGACACCGGCGCCGACGTGCTGGGCGTGCTCATCGCCCGGGCAGTGGGTGCACCGCTCGAGCTGGTGTTGCGCGAGCGGCTCTTCGAGCCACTGGGCATGGTCGACACCGGCTTCGCGGCCACCGAGACTCGGCGAATGGGCACCTGCTACGGCCGCCACCCCGAGAGCGGTGAGCTGTGGGTCTTCGACCCGCCCGATGGACAGTGGTCCGAGGCGCCTGCATTCCCCTCGGGCGCCGCCGGCCTGGTGTCCACCGTGGACGACGTCCATCGCTTCGCCCGGATGCTGCTCGCCGGCGGTCGCCTGCCCGACGGCTCGCGCCTGTTGTCCGCGGTCTCGGTGGCCGCCATGACCACCGATCAACTGGGAGCCGGTCCGGGTCACGCGGACGGTCCCTCGACGGATGGCTCCGTGGGCTGGGGCTTCGGCGTCGGAGTGACGTTGCGGCGCAAGGGGCTGGCCGACCCGGTCGGCAGTTACGGCTGGAGCGGCGGCCTCGGGTCGTCCTGGTCCAACGACCCGGCGTCGGGGCTGATCGGGGTGATCCTGACCACGGACATGTTCGCGGGGCCGTCCCCGCCGCCGGCGGTGATCCAGGACTTCTGGACCGGCGCGGTCACGGCGCTGGCCGACTGA
- a CDS encoding nitroreductase family deazaflavin-dependent oxidoreductase: MPLEGEYEPSSWDWVREQVEEFEASGGQRANTFADTGLPIIVMTNRGNKSGKLRKTPLMRVEHEGEYALIASVGGAPENPVWYHNLKADPQITVQDGAEVIDAVAEEVEGDERDAWWERAVAAYSDYQVYQDATERRIPVFVTRRS, translated from the coding sequence ATGCCACTCGAAGGTGAGTACGAGCCGAGCAGTTGGGACTGGGTCCGCGAGCAGGTCGAGGAGTTCGAGGCGTCCGGGGGCCAGCGAGCCAACACGTTCGCGGACACCGGCCTGCCCATCATCGTCATGACCAACCGGGGCAACAAGAGCGGCAAGCTCCGCAAGACCCCGCTCATGCGCGTCGAGCACGAGGGCGAGTACGCCCTCATCGCCTCGGTGGGCGGCGCTCCCGAGAACCCCGTCTGGTACCACAACCTCAAGGCCGACCCGCAGATCACCGTCCAGGACGGCGCCGAGGTGATCGACGCGGTGGCCGAGGAGGTCGAGGGCGACGAGCGGGACGCCTGGTGGGAGCGGGCGGTGGCGGCCTACTCGGACTACCAGGTGTACCAGGACGCCACCGAGCGCCGGATCCCGGTCTTCGTCACCCGACGGAGCTGA